The following are from one region of the Gouania willdenowi unplaced genomic scaffold, fGouWil2.1 scaffold_184_arrow_ctg1, whole genome shotgun sequence genome:
- the LOC114458784 gene encoding protein NLRC3-like, with product EDNIISFVKAELKHMQKIVDGDDPECSESQMEGEDEEQRRSREAFLNIALYFLKRMKQEELAEHLQSRTKAPRYKRELKSKLKKKFQCVSEGVAKAGSPTLLKEIFTELYITEGGGGEVNQEHEVMQIETASRRSDTAERAITLEELFKAPPGRPRPIRTVMTKGVAGIGKTLLTHKFTVDWAEDKAQQEVHYTFPLTFRELNVLRGRSFSLVGLVDHFFSGSKEAGICSFQDFLVLFILDGLDECRLSLDFLSTKTLTDVSESTSVEVLLINLIRGELLPSALLWITTRPAAANQIPPEFVDMVTEVRGFTDPQKEEYFRRRSTDEEQVSRIMSHIRTCRSLHIMCHIPLFCWITATVLEDMLKSREEGELPRTLTQIYSHYVVLQNKVKTVKFDGGTATDPHWSPQSRKMIESLGKLAFEQLQKGKLIFYESDLTECGMDLGAASVCSGVFTQVFREESSLYQDKVFTFIHLSLQEFLAALHVHHTFISSKVNLLENSLMFKFKQTFNLLHSGGQPDLKLLHQSAVDEALRSPNGHLDLFLRFLLGLSLPTNQRLLQGLLTQTGSDSQSNQRTVKYIKEKLSESLSTERSINLFHCLNEVNDHSLLEEIQQSMRSGSLSTDKLSPAQWSALVFILLSSQEHLDVFDLKSFSPSEEAFLKLLPVIKASKKVKLSSCGLSERSCAALSSVLSSQSSSVKHLDLSNNDLQDSGVKLLCEGLKSPHCKLDSLSLSGCVITEVGGASLAAALSSNSSSVRELDLSYNHPGDSAVKL from the exons gaggacaacatcatcagctttgttaaggctgaactcaaacacatgcagaagattgtggatggagatgatccagagtgctcagagagtcagatggagggtgaagatgaggagcagaggaggagcagggaggcctttctgaacatcgcactgtatttcctgaagaggatgaagcaggaggagTTGGCTGAGCATCTGCAGAGCA gaACAAAAGCTCCTCGATACAAACGTGAGCTAAAGTCCAAGTTGAAGAAGAAattccagtgtgtgtctgagggcgtggctaaagcaggaagtccaaccctcctgaaggagatcttcacagagctctacatcacagagggagggggtggAGAGGTCAACCAAGAACATGAGGTCATGCAGATAGAAACAGCATCCAGGAGAtcagacacagcagaaagagccatcacactagaagagctctttaaagctcctcctggaagacctcgaccaatcaggacagtgatgacaaagggcgtggctggcattgggaaaacactcttaacacacaagttcactgtggactgggctgaagacaaagcccagcaggaggtccactacacattcccactgaccttcagagagctgaatgtgctgagggggaggagcttcagcttggtgggacttgttgatcacttcttctctggaagcaaagaagcaggaatctgcagcttccaggacttcctggttttgttcatcttggatggtctggatgagtgtcGGCTCTCTCTGGACTTCCTCAGCACTAAGACCCTGACTGATGTTTCAGAGTCCACCTCAGTGGAGGTTCTGCTGATAaacctcatcagaggagaacTGCTTCCATCAGCCCTCCTCTGGATAACTACACggcctgcagcagccaatcagatccctcctgagtttgtggacatggtgacagaggtcagagggttcactgaccctcagaaggaggagtacttcaggaggaggtccacagatgaggagcaggtcagcaggatcatgtcccacatcaggacgtgtcgaagcctccacatcatgtgccacatcccgctcttctgctggatcactgctacagttctggaggacatgttgaagagcagagaggagggcgagctgcccaggactctgactcagatctacagccactatgtggtccttcagaacaaagtcaagaCAGTGAAGTTTGATGGAGGAACTGCCACAGATCCACATTGGAGTCCACAGAGCAGGAAGATGATAGAGTCTCtgggaaaactggcttttgagcagctgcagaaaggaaagCTGATCTTCTATGAGAGTGACCTGACAGAGTGTGGCATGGACCTCGGAGCAGCCTCAGTGTGTTCAGGAGTGTTCACACAGGTCTTCAGAGAGGAGAGCAGCCTGTACCAGGACAAGGTGTTTACCTTCATCCATCTGAGCCTTCAGGAGTTTCTGGCTGCTCTCCATGTCCATCACACCTTCATCAGCTCTAAAGTCAATCTTCTGGAGAACTCATTGATGTTTAAattcaaacaaacttttaacCTTCTCCATAGTGGAGGTCAGCCTGACTTAAAACTTCTCCATCAAAGTGCTGTCGACGAGGCCTTACGGAGTCCAAACGGACACTTGGACTTGTTCCTCCGCTTCCtgctgggtctttcactgccaaccaatcagaggctcctacaaggcctgctgacacagacaggaagtgactcacagtccaatcagagaacagttaaatacatcaaggagaagctgagtgagagtttgtccacagagagaagcatcaACCTGTTCCACTGTCTGAATGAAGTGAATGATCACTCTCTGCTGGAGGAGATCCAACAGTCCATGAGATCAGGAAGTCTCTCCACAGATAAactgtctcctgctcagtggtcagctctggtcttcatcttactgtcatcacaagaacatctggatgtctttgacctgaagagtttctctccttcagaggaagcttttctgaagctgctcccagtgatcaaagcctccaagaaagttaa gttgagttcctgtggtctctcagagagaagctgtgcagctctgtcctcagtcctcagctctcagtcctccagtgtgaaacatctggacctgagtaacaatgatctgcaggattcaggagtgaagctgctgtgtgaaggactgaagagtcctcactgtaaactggactctctcag tctgtcaggttgtgtcatcacagaggtgggcggggcttctctggcagcagctttgagctccaactcctccagtgtgagagagctggacctgagctacaaccatccaggagactcagcagtgaagctg